TTTGTgagcacggtttataaactgagggcaAAGATTGCAAAACCGTCAccacggattgattttttttctcctacaggtgacgtccCGGGCTCCCTATGATAGAGATATCACATTCTCAgctttgaatatttctcatgtctcactTGTGTCTGCTTCTATTTCTcttaaggaattttaggagaaacatctgaaagtctgttgatactaaaataagagaTATATGAGAATCTCATCTAGTCTCCTGAGCTTAGGGAAAGCAAGcactgagcaatacatttttcttCCTATgggaaaataaatttaacaatatattcacatagaaaacagttattgtaaactgtaatattttacattattactgctttactgtatttgattaacagaagagacttctttcaaaaacatgacagCCAGTGTATGTATGTTTCATGTACATCACGTGGAAGGCTCCACAAGTGAAGTTCATCTGGCTGAGTTGTGTCACAATCTCGTCATCCATATATGACAGAATGGGCAGAAACTTCAAATACAGCCAGTTCTCAACAAATGGTAGATTGTGGACCATTGTTTCAGTGAGATCGTCCAAAGAAGCAAAGAGAGCAGCCACACTGACATCTGTTTGCAGGTTCTGGAAAAGACAGGAACCTGTGATTCGTCAGAGACAGATCAATAagagatgaatgtgtgtgttgtgtgagttaCGAACCAGCTCTGCAGACAGATCCAGTGCTGATTGGATGACATGTCTGAGATGCATGTGCAGCCGCTGCAGTTTATCAATGGAGACGTTTCCGTCACTCATCATGGCACACAACGTTTGACTGCTCATGCGGGCCGTGGCACTGATCACCTGTGAAAGCAAAAACCAACTCTAAATACTGTGCTGCttccagtgttggggagtaactagttacatgtaacagaattacgtaatttaattacaaaataaatgtaatgtaaggcaagacaaggcaagacaag
The sequence above is drawn from the Cyprinus carpio isolate SPL01 chromosome B20, ASM1834038v1, whole genome shotgun sequence genome and encodes:
- the LOC122141136 gene encoding uncharacterized protein LOC122141136, with product MQTCNSAEVNHATSAVISATARMSSQTLCAMMSDGNVSIDKLQRLHMHLRHVIQSALDLSAELNLQTDVSVAALFASLDDLTETMVHNLPFVENWLYLKFLPILSYMDDEIVTQLSQMNFTCGAFHVIVKVLSREASLITDSQQKLIFTHLIYSYLSRTDTAGCFSNITKNNEWLQRNFGIFSKYASLSQLQMLNSHFTKDTESISSGRVHCDF